The following are from one region of the Hydrogenispora ethanolica genome:
- a CDS encoding ABC transporter substrate-binding protein: protein MTTQAAAKEILYTICPVGNASYIAAHQGWLAAGLAGMGVTATRLQTLPQERWAAHFTYREPALFREGGNIPPTWAKTNGAEPVLLGLTFLDWKQYILVRVDSPIQAVEELRGKRLGIPVNPGYPPIDFWKATAERGFETALAARGVTGAEVRFLELADDYRARRTKTWSRPGERESEALLNGEVDAIFYTGTWVQTLLETGKVRAIFEISANPELIWPLSNDNPIILTVSRPLAEEAPEIVVEYVKQVLRAAEWAKTNRGAVERIFAEQTFGTPAQVAAARPADFHQKLTPELSKRGFLALESQQRFLYDHGYITQTFAVEKWADDRFLKEARQALDSILESAI, encoded by the coding sequence ATGACGACGCAAGCCGCTGCCAAAGAAATCCTTTACACTATCTGCCCGGTGGGGAATGCCAGTTACATCGCAGCGCATCAGGGCTGGCTCGCGGCGGGCCTGGCCGGAATGGGAGTCACCGCCACCCGGCTTCAGACCCTGCCCCAAGAACGCTGGGCCGCTCACTTTACCTATCGGGAACCGGCCCTGTTCCGGGAGGGCGGAAATATCCCTCCCACCTGGGCCAAGACGAATGGCGCCGAACCGGTGTTGCTCGGTTTGACCTTCCTGGACTGGAAGCAGTACATCCTGGTGCGAGTGGATTCGCCCATTCAAGCGGTGGAAGAGTTGCGCGGAAAACGATTGGGTATCCCGGTAAACCCGGGCTATCCGCCGATTGACTTCTGGAAAGCCACTGCGGAGCGGGGCTTCGAAACCGCTCTGGCGGCGCGAGGTGTCACCGGGGCCGAGGTTCGTTTCCTGGAATTAGCCGACGACTACCGCGCCAGGCGGACCAAAACCTGGAGCCGGCCGGGCGAACGGGAGAGTGAGGCCTTGCTCAACGGGGAAGTGGATGCGATCTTTTACACCGGCACCTGGGTCCAGACCTTGCTGGAGACCGGCAAAGTCCGCGCCATCTTCGAAATCAGCGCCAATCCCGAGTTGATCTGGCCGCTCAGCAACGATAACCCGATCATCCTCACGGTAAGCCGGCCGCTGGCCGAGGAGGCGCCGGAGATCGTGGTCGAATACGTTAAGCAGGTATTACGGGCCGCAGAATGGGCCAAAACCAACCGCGGCGCGGTAGAGCGAATCTTCGCCGAGCAGACCTTCGGTACGCCGGCGCAAGTCGCCGCCGCCCGGCCCGCCGACTTTCATCAGAAACTGACACCGGAACTTTCAAAACGGGGCTTTTTGGCGCTTGAAAGCCAGCAGCGGTTTTTATACGACCACGGTTATATCACTCAAACCTTTGCCGTCGAAAAATGGGCGGATGATCGCTTCCTGAAAGAAGCCCGCCAGGCGCTGGACAGCATTCTGGAATCGGCGATCTAG
- a CDS encoding ABC transporter substrate-binding protein: MTTKGKPGPREILYSICPVGNASYIAASKGWLVEGLAAAGAAAVKLQTLPQDRWKVHFTYEDPALFREGGNIPPIWAKSRGAEPVLLGWTFLTWKQSILVRADSPLQSVEQLRHKRLGVTRSANALIDFWKATIERGFETALMARGLIPAEVDFIEILVEQGRGHRETFALEALKSGRVDAVYYGGTWVQSLLDSGRVRSVFEFSADPSLIWPISNENPIVLTVSRKLAEEAPEVVVAYLKQIVKAAEWARTNRAEVETIFAEQTSGTPAQVAAARPADFHLHLAPQTSGQGLLALESQKRFLLDHGYIERDFALEKWLDSSFLNTAIDELQRAQTTAV, translated from the coding sequence ATGACTACGAAAGGAAAGCCGGGACCGCGCGAAATTCTTTATAGCATTTGTCCGGTGGGGAATGCCAGTTATATTGCAGCCAGCAAGGGTTGGCTGGTTGAAGGCCTGGCGGCGGCCGGGGCGGCAGCAGTAAAATTGCAGACGCTGCCGCAAGACCGTTGGAAAGTTCATTTTACTTATGAAGATCCGGCTTTGTTCCGGGAGGGCGGCAACATCCCGCCCATCTGGGCCAAATCGCGCGGCGCAGAACCGGTGCTGCTGGGATGGACCTTTTTGACCTGGAAGCAGTCCATTCTGGTCCGGGCGGACTCACCGCTGCAATCGGTGGAGCAATTGCGCCATAAAAGGCTGGGCGTGACCCGCAGCGCCAATGCATTGATTGACTTCTGGAAAGCCACCATTGAGCGGGGGTTTGAGACCGCTTTAATGGCCCGGGGCTTAATCCCCGCCGAGGTGGACTTCATCGAAATCCTGGTCGAACAAGGCAGGGGTCATCGCGAAACCTTTGCCCTGGAGGCATTGAAAAGCGGCCGGGTGGACGCGGTTTATTACGGTGGCACTTGGGTGCAGTCGTTGCTGGACAGCGGCAGAGTCCGGTCTGTTTTTGAGTTCAGCGCCGATCCTTCCCTCATCTGGCCGATCAGCAACGAGAATCCCATCGTCCTCACGGTCAGCCGGAAATTGGCCGAGGAAGCGCCGGAGGTGGTGGTCGCCTACCTCAAACAGATCGTCAAGGCGGCGGAATGGGCTAGGACCAACCGGGCCGAGGTGGAGACCATCTTTGCTGAACAAACTTCCGGAACCCCCGCCCAAGTGGCGGCGGCGCGTCCAGCCGACTTTCACTTGCATTTGGCGCCGCAGACATCCGGGCAGGGACTGCTGGCTTTAGAGAGCCAGAAACGCTTCTTGCTGGATCATGGGTATATTGAGCGCGATTTCGCCCTCGAAAAATGGCTGGACTCCAGCTTCCTGAATACTGCTATCGATGAGCTGCAGCGTGCTCAGACAACTGCGGTCTGA
- a CDS encoding ABC transporter substrate-binding protein, translating into MKELKTVLFQRLLFFAAVLLFISAAGLSYGEEKLAVFKAGAQDWQYVAREKGWLDQAFAKIGTKFEITEYGVGNEGILFERGDLHIAQRMLYPAILAKSAGFDIVVVQASKHPEPKIASIVVPADSPIKTFDDLKGKKVAAWRLGCPYMVLFEQLEQHNWDLSDIKFVNIPATEYKTVLLSKEVDAIAVHPHIEAAPLILQGLAREIAYPAKDSNYVNGGGITVAFTLRSVAEKYPDVLKLYIKIQDQTRKWILKNQDEAARIVEKNRRVPAAISKFAWERSSATWGNELSYQKLVTESERTQDWLIKHQDIPANKRVDLKELFAKKYFK; encoded by the coding sequence ATGAAAGAGTTGAAAACGGTGTTATTCCAGAGGTTGCTTTTTTTCGCAGCGGTTCTGTTGTTTATTTCGGCCGCCGGCTTGAGTTACGGTGAGGAAAAGCTGGCCGTCTTCAAGGCGGGTGCCCAGGACTGGCAATATGTGGCCAGGGAGAAAGGCTGGCTCGATCAAGCCTTTGCCAAAATCGGCACCAAATTCGAGATCACCGAGTATGGCGTGGGCAACGAAGGGATTCTCTTCGAACGCGGCGATCTGCATATCGCGCAACGGATGTTATACCCCGCCATCCTCGCCAAGAGCGCCGGATTTGACATCGTGGTGGTGCAGGCCTCGAAACATCCGGAACCCAAGATTGCCAGCATTGTCGTTCCGGCGGATTCGCCGATCAAGACTTTTGATGATCTCAAAGGGAAGAAGGTGGCCGCCTGGCGATTGGGCTGCCCCTACATGGTGCTCTTCGAACAGCTTGAGCAGCACAATTGGGATCTCTCCGATATCAAGTTTGTGAATATTCCGGCTACCGAATATAAGACGGTACTGCTCTCCAAAGAAGTGGATGCCATCGCCGTCCATCCGCATATTGAGGCCGCTCCGCTGATTCTGCAGGGCCTGGCCCGAGAGATCGCTTATCCGGCCAAGGATTCTAATTATGTGAACGGAGGCGGGATCACCGTCGCTTTCACCCTGCGCTCAGTCGCTGAGAAATACCCGGATGTGCTCAAACTCTACATCAAAATTCAGGACCAGACCCGCAAATGGATCCTGAAGAATCAGGACGAAGCCGCGCGGATCGTCGAGAAGAACCGCCGCGTCCCGGCGGCCATCTCCAAATTTGCCTGGGAACGTTCCAGTGCCACTTGGGGCAATGAGCTATCCTATCAAAAGTTGGTGACTGAGAGCGAACGGACTCAGGATTGGCTCATCAAACATCAAGATATTCCTGCCAATAAACGGGTGGATCTCAAGGAATTGTTCGCCAAGAAATATTTCAAGTGA
- a CDS encoding ABC transporter permease, translating into MSMEINQKQSFLQGYLAKFPEFPRLREWATRSASFIIPVLLIVTWQICSWIGLFHPAALPSPARVWSALLGLLADGTLLSDLDTSALRVLNGFLWGVLIGLAIGILSGLSRFVERLVSPVVDAFRQIPVFAWIPLIILWFGIGELSKGVIIAKSVFVPVFVNTLQGIRGVPQEYVEVARVLELNRWKFLHKVVIPSALPSIFTGIRLGAGFAWMAVVAAEMLGGLSGIGYALMRSKEFFQTDGLIALMAVIGLVGLVVDRSLKWLETSTLRWRKGFAGNGK; encoded by the coding sequence ATGAGTATGGAGATCAATCAGAAACAATCGTTTCTACAGGGATATTTGGCTAAGTTTCCGGAGTTTCCCCGGCTGAGGGAATGGGCGACGCGTTCTGCGTCGTTCATCATTCCGGTGCTGCTGATCGTCACGTGGCAAATCTGCTCGTGGATCGGACTGTTTCATCCCGCGGCCTTGCCGTCGCCCGCCAGGGTGTGGAGCGCATTGCTCGGTTTGCTGGCCGACGGCACGCTCCTGAGCGACCTCGACACCTCGGCGTTGCGGGTGTTGAACGGGTTTCTATGGGGCGTGCTCATCGGGCTGGCGATCGGCATCTTGAGCGGCCTATCCCGCTTCGTGGAGCGATTGGTCAGTCCGGTGGTTGACGCGTTTCGTCAGATACCGGTCTTCGCCTGGATCCCACTGATCATTCTATGGTTCGGCATTGGTGAACTGTCCAAAGGAGTGATCATCGCCAAGTCGGTCTTTGTGCCGGTCTTCGTCAACACTTTGCAAGGCATCCGCGGCGTGCCCCAGGAGTATGTGGAAGTGGCCCGCGTCCTGGAGTTGAACCGCTGGAAATTTCTGCATAAAGTAGTCATCCCCTCGGCCTTGCCCTCGATCTTCACCGGGATCCGCCTGGGCGCCGGGTTCGCCTGGATGGCGGTGGTCGCCGCGGAGATGCTGGGCGGCCTGAGCGGCATCGGTTATGCGCTGATGCGTTCGAAAGAGTTCTTTCAAACCGACGGGCTGATTGCCCTGATGGCGGTCATCGGACTCGTCGGCCTGGTGGTGGACCGTTCGCTGAAATGGCTGGAGACATCCACGTTGCGGTGGCGCAAGGGCTTTGCGGGGAATGGGAAATAA
- a CDS encoding ABC transporter ATP-binding protein has translation MVQLDNSAMVSIENVSKTFHSRTKDVLALQKVSLNVRKGEFLAILGPSGCGKTTLLRMIAGLETDYEGNITVEGERIVGPSLGRGMAFQEHRLLPWLTIKENVALGLEGSEAGIAGKVQRYLEKVGLEGFGHVYPSQLSGGMAQRAAIARALVNQPKVLLLDEPFGALDAITRVRMQAEIERIWLAERTTMILITHDIDEAVYLGDRVAVMTGRPGEIKALFNIALERPRDRNTADYVSIRKQVHNALEESMGTFSI, from the coding sequence ATGGTTCAGCTGGATAATTCGGCGATGGTTTCCATCGAAAATGTCTCCAAGACTTTTCATTCCCGCACCAAAGATGTTCTGGCGTTGCAAAAGGTCTCGCTGAACGTCCGGAAAGGCGAATTCCTGGCGATTCTGGGTCCCAGCGGCTGCGGCAAGACCACTCTGTTGCGGATGATCGCCGGTTTGGAGACGGACTATGAGGGAAATATTACGGTAGAGGGAGAACGGATCGTCGGTCCCAGTCTGGGACGAGGGATGGCTTTTCAAGAACACCGGCTGCTGCCATGGCTCACGATAAAAGAAAATGTCGCCCTGGGGCTGGAGGGCAGCGAAGCCGGTATTGCAGGTAAGGTCCAACGTTATCTGGAGAAGGTTGGCTTGGAAGGCTTCGGCCATGTTTACCCCAGCCAGCTTTCGGGGGGAATGGCCCAACGGGCGGCCATCGCCCGGGCACTGGTGAACCAGCCGAAAGTTCTGTTGCTGGATGAGCCGTTCGGCGCTTTGGACGCCATTACCCGGGTCCGCATGCAAGCGGAGATCGAGCGGATTTGGCTGGCCGAAAGAACGACGATGATTTTGATCACCCATGATATCGACGAAGCGGTGTATCTCGGGGACCGGGTGGCGGTCATGACCGGACGGCCCGGCGAGATCAAGGCGCTTTTCAATATCGCGCTGGAACGGCCGCGGGATCGGAATACCGCGGACTATGTATCCATCCGGAAGCAGGTACATAATGCGCTTGAGGAGAGCATGGGCACGTTTTCAATATAA